In Williamsia phyllosphaerae, the DNA window CGACCACCTGGACGGCGCGCATCGTGCTCATGGGGTGTTCCTTGTCTTCACAGGTTCGGGTGGGGGAGTCAGGCGGGCATGGTGAGCGCGGACAGCGGGACGAAGGTCCCGGTGTCGGACGGGGTGTCGCCCGCGGTGCGCGGACCGACCGCGTCGTCGCCGTAGCGGGTCCGGAGCAGACCGCGACAGAAGTGTGCGTTGCCGTCGATGGAGATGCGGGTCGAGCGTGCGCGTCGCAGGGCCATCGGAACGGCGTCCGGTGCGTACCCGACGCCGCGGTGATCGACCATCACCAGATCGTCTGCCTCGGTCGACAATCCGATGCTACGACGTCTCCGTAACAACGACTCGGTGATGTCGTCGGCGGGCAGGGCGTCGAGACGCACCGCCCCCAGCTCCGAGACGTCGAACTCGCGATCACACCGCAGGATCGCAGTGAGGCAACGCTCCATCGCGGCGGTGTGTGCCTTGCGGAGAAACGTCTCGCGGAGTTCGGACAGATCGTCGAGGGCCTCGTGCCGAAAGGTACCGCGGTAGCCGGCGTCGGCCGCCAGTCCGGTGTTGATGATGTCGGAGTCGTGGTGATCGTCGAGTTCCACCGTGACCGAGCCCGTCCACTCCAACGCCGTCAGTACGTCTTTGGCGTCCGACGCCATCAGATACGCGAAGTTCGGTGCACAGAACGACGTCGGCAGACGCAGGTGCACCGACACCGCGCCGTCGGCGGAGACCTCGAGGGACCGGACGAACCCGAGGTCGGTGATGGGCTCGTCGAGTTCGGGATCGATCACCACGTCGAGCGCATGCCACGCCGAGTCGCGTCGTTGCTGATCGTCCATCTCACGCACCGACCATCTCGTCGGCGCCCCGCGGTCCGACCGACGTCTCGTCGGCGGCGGCGACCTGCAGTTCGGCAGGCACCGGGATGTCGTACATCGCAGCGGCATTGAGGCCGAGGATCTTCTTCTTCTGATCCGTGGTCAGCTGCGGGTACTCACCCAACTCGTCGGGGATCTGGAAATCGACGAACGACTCGATCAGCCACCGCGGCGTCCAGATGGCGTAGTCGGAGGAGAACTGGATGCGATCCTCTCCGATCCAGTAGAGGAGTTCGCCGAGGATCTGGGCGAAGTACTTCGGTCGGCTGTGGATGAACGGCATCGCGACCGCCAACCCGGCGTGGACGTTCGGTTCCTGGGTGGCGATCCAGCAGAAGTCCTCCAGTCGCGGCAGACCGCAGTGTTCGACCACGAAGTTGAGGTCGGTGAAGTCCGACGCCACGTGGTCGACATCGGCGACATCGAACGCATCGCGGTCGAGCGGTCGGATGGTGGGGCCCTTGTGCACGTGGATGTTGCGGATGCCGAGTTCGCGACAGGCCTGGAAGTAGCGGTAGGCCCACGGGTCGTCGAGCTTGTAGCCGCGGGAGTCGCCGTGCCATTCGGCGGTGTACAGCTTCACGCCCTTGAGGTGGTACTTCTCTGCGTCGAGACGCAGTTGGTCGAGTCCCTGCTCGCCGTTGCGGGGATCGAAGTGGTGGTTGTAGGTCAGCTTGTCGGGGTGCTCGGCGGCGAGCTCGGACGCCTCATCGGTCTGCCCGAAACCCTTGTAGTAGAACTCGCCGAGGTGCGCCGGCTGAAAGATGGCGTGGTCGACGTAGCCGTCGGCGAACAGGTCCTTCATCAGGCGCTCACCGCCCTGGTAGAGGTAGTCGTCGTAGTCCCAGACCTCGCTCTCCGGCGAGAGGTTGCGGTGGTAGTCGTAGAAGCAGTCGATGAACTGCTTGCCGTGGATGTTGCGCTGGTTCTCCTCGCGCGCATCCCAGAGTGCGACGTGCGCGTCGACGATGAAGTACTTCTCGCCGTTCTTCTCGTACATGGGGGTCCCTCCTGGTTTGTGACTGGTGTCACAGGCTGTGGAGTCGACATTAGGAGGCCGATATGGCCGAACCCTGTGGTCGGTGTCTCAATCTGAGACGCGCCACCGCCGTCAGCCGCGGCGTCGCCGTGGTCCCCTCTTGTAACGTGGATCACATCGGGTGATGCGCCCGTGGTGGAGGTGTGGCGGTGTCCGAGAGGTTGCCGGAGCGGGCGAGGCAGGGTGCCGTCGTGTTCGGGTCCGCCGCGGACGTGCCACGTCGTCTGCTCGCGTCGTGGCAGCGCAGCGAGGAGTACGGGGTCTCGCTCGACTCGGTCGAACCGGTGTTCACCGGTACCGACGACCTCGGATCGCTGTTCTTCGAATGTGGCAACGAAGTCCTCATGGACCTGCACCGGACGCTGGCCACCGAGCCGGTCAGCATGATGCTCACCGACGCCGACGGTGTCGTGCTGAGCCGGATGAGTGGCGACCACTCGTTGCTGCGCGCTCTCGACGACGTCCATCTCGCACCGGGTTTCGCCTACTCCGAACGGGAGGTGGGCACGAACGGTCTGGGGCTGGCCCTGGCCGACCGTGTCCCGACCCTGGTCAGGGCCGATCAGCACTACGCGCAGAACCTGTGCTCGTTCACGTGCGCGGCGGTGCCGGTCATCGAACCCGTGTCCGGGCGTCTCGAGGGCAGCGTCAATCTCACGACGTGGTCGAGGTCGTCGAGCGAGCTGCTCCTGGCGTTGGCCCGGTCGGCGGCGAGCACCACCGCGGCGCTGATGCTCGCGCGGACCTCCGGCCGGACATCGCGCCCGACGCCGCGCGGCCGTGTGTTCCGGGTCGAGGTCCCGCGCCTCGAACCCGGTTCGGGAACCGTCCACTCGCTGTCCGACGCGTGGAACGAAGCGGTCTCGGCCGCCGAGGGGGCGATGTCGACGGGCAACGTCGTCGCGGCCATCGGCGAGCCCGGCGCAGGCAGGTCGACAGCGCTCGCACAGGCCGCCCGCCATGTGCACCCCCGGGATCGGATCCTCTCGGCCGAGGCCCCGGCGCCGTCGGATCTGCAGACCTGGCTCGGCCTGTGGACACCCGAACTGGGCAAGTCGCACACCGCGGTCATCGTGCGAGACGTGGACTCGCTGCCCATCTGGGTCGCCGATCAGCTGGCCGAACTCGTTGTGCGATCGCGGACCCAGTCGGTACTGCCGTTCGCGATGAGCGCCGAGCGTTTCGAGGACATCCCGCCACCGCTGGCCGCTCTGGTCGACACGGTGGTCGCGATCCCACCGTTGCGCGAGCGCAGCGCCGACGTGCTTCCGCTGGCGCACCACATGGCGACCAGGGCGCGCGGTCGTGATGTCGTCATCGCGCCCGCGGCGGGGCGGGCCCTGCAGGGCTTCGACTGGCCCGGCAACGTCGCTCAGTTGACGCGGGTGATCTCGCATGCAACGAGTCGTGCCGACGTGATCGACGTGTCGGGCCTGCCGCACGAGGTCCTCGCCGGGTCGGCGCGGCACCTGTCGCGGATCGAGGCGTTCGAACGGGGCGAGATCATCCGGGTCCTCGCCACCGGCAACCCGACCATGGCCGACGCGGCCCACGAACTGGGGATGAGTCGGGCGACCCTCTACCGCAAGGTCGGTCAGTACAACATCCGCGTCGCGCGCGACCGATAAATCGTTCCCGCTCCCGAGAGCAGGTTCCGAAATTCGCTCTTGCCCTCGTCGGTACATGTACGTACCGTGGGCCCGGTACAAACGTGTACCAAGGGAGGCGCGATGAGCACGCGAACGATCGGCGCAGCGGACGACACCGTGGTGCTGCCGCCGGGCACGGCGATGCCCGGTCTCCTGCAGGGGATCTCGGCGCTCCGTGACCGCCGCGCCGCGCTGATGCGATTGCGGGATCGTGTCGGTCCCGACTTCACCATCAAGCTGCCGACCTTCGGGACCGTCGTGGTCATCAGCGAGCCGGACGAGGTCCGCCAGATCTTCAAGACGCGGCCCGAGGATCTCGATCAGATCGAGGCGAATCTCGGCCGCGTCCTGGGCCCGAACTCGTTGTTCGCGCTCGAGGGCCGCCGGCACAAGGATCAGCGCAAGCTGTTGGTCCCGCCCTTCCACGGTCGCCGACTGGCGGGCTACGAATCGGTGATGGTCGACGAGGCGTCGCGGGAGTTCGCGGCCTGGCCGCAGGGTCGCGAGCGCAGCGTCCTCGACCCGATGATGTCGATCACGCTGAACATCATCCTGCGGGCCGTGTTCGGCGCCCAGGGCGCCGAGTTCGCCCGGTTGCGTGCCGTGATCCCGCCGATGGTCGAACTCGGCTCGAAACTGATCGTAATACCCGTGCCCACCTGGGACCTCGGCCGCTTCAGTCCGTGGGGACGGCTGAACCGGTACCGCCGCGAGTACGACGCGATCGTCGACGGACTGATCGCCACGGCCGGCGCCGATCCCGATCTCGCCGATCGCAACGACGTGCTCGCGATGATGGTCCAGAGTCGTTACGACGACGGCTCGGCGATGAGCAACGCCGAGATCTCCGACCAGTTGCTCACCCTGTTGACCGCCGGACACGAGACCACCGCGACCACGCTGGCGTGGGCGATCGAGCGGTTACGACGCCATCCGGCGATCCTCGATCGCCTGGTCGCCGAGGTGGACGCGGGTGTCGACGATCTGCTGACCGCGGTGATCCTCGAGGTGCAACGCACACGTCCGGTCATCGACTCGACGTTTCGCCAGGTGAAGGCCCCGAGCTACGCGCTCGGGCCGTGGGTGTTGCCCCGGGGGCAGAACATCATGGTCGGTATCGACCTGGTCCACACCGACGACGCCGTGTTCGTCGACGCCGCGCGCTTCGACCCCGACCGGTTCCTGGGCTCGCGACCCGACCCGCACGAGTGGATCCCGTTCGGAGGTGGCGTCCGGCGTTGCATAGGCGCCGCGTTCGCGACGATGGAACTGCACACCGTACTGCGCACGCTCCTCACCGGTTGGACCATCGAGCCGACCGCGGCACCGGACGAGAGTTGGCATTCGCGGGGTGTCGCGTTCGCGCCCGGATCGGGCGGGCGGGTCGTGGTCCGCAGACGGACCTGAGCGATCCGGCTGCCCGCCGATGCCAACCGTGCTCAACAGGTGTTGTCAACAGTCACTATTGCGTGGATCACACCGTGTTGGCGACACTTGGTCAGATGACATCGACGCAGCCGGAGTGTGTGGACGTGGTCGTCGTCGGCGCCGGGTTGTCCGGCGTCGGGGCCGCGCACCACGTTCGCGAGGCGTTTCCCGACGGGTCCTGCGTCGTCCTCGAGGCGCGTGAACGCATCGGGGGGACGTGGGATCTGTTCCGCTATCCCGGGGTGCGGTGTGACTCGGACATGCAGAGCCTCAGCTATCGCTTCCGTCCCTGGTCCTCGTCCGACTCGATCGTCTCCGGCGCCGACATCCGTGAGTACATCGAGCAGACCGCTGCCGACGACGGCACCGACGCTCGGATCCGCTTCGGTCACAAGGTGATCCGGGCGGACTTCTGCACCGAGACCGCCACCTGGACGGTCGTGGCCCTGCGCGGTCACACCGCCGTCGAGTTCACCTGCCGGTTCCTCTACCTGTGCACCGGCTATTACGACTACGAGCGCGGGCACACCCCGGAGTTACCCGGTCAGTCCGAGTTCACCGGCCCGGTGGTCCATCCGCAACAGTGGCCCGCCGACCTCGACCACGCGGGTAAGCGGGTGGTGGTGATCGGCAGCGGCGCCACCGCGATCACACTCGTGCCCGCGCTCGCGGAGACCGCCGCACACGTGGTCATGCTCCAACGATCGCCGACGTACGTGATGGCGTTCCCGCGCCGGGACACACTCGACGAGAGGCTCGGTCGCGTCATCGGGCCGCGGCGCGCCGCAGGGCTGACGCGATGGAAGAACATCGCGATCGACACCGCGCTGTACCACTCGTGCAAGCGCTGGCCGACCTACATGCGCTCGGTCATCCGCAAGGAGAACGCCGCCCAACTGCCGTCCGACTTCGACCTCGACCGACACTTCACCCCGCGTTACGACCCATGGGATCAGCGGATGTGCCTCGCCCCCGACGGCGACATCTTCGCCGTATTGTCGGACGGACGCGCCTCGATCGTCACCGACGTGATCGATGAGATCACCTCCGACGGAGTCGCATTGGCCTCGGGTGAGCACCTCGACGCCGACATCCTCGTCACCGCGACCGGATTGCAGATGCTGGCGTTCGGCGCCATCGACATCGCCGTCGACGGTGCGGCGGTGGCTCCGTCGGAGACCCTGACCTACAAGGGGATGATGCTCAGCGGGGTACCGAATCTCGTGTTCACGATCGGCTACACGAACGCCTCCTGGACGCTCAAGGCCGATCTCGTGGGGGAGCACTTCCGGCGGATGGTCGCCCACATGGACGCGCGCGGTTTCGACCATTTCGTCCCCGTCCGCCCGGACGACATGGCCGAGGAACCGTTGCTCGACTGCGAGGCCAACTACATCCTGCGGTCGATCGACACCTTCCCCCGCGCCGGTACCAGGTCGCCGTGGCAGCTGGGGATGAGCTACTTCCACGACATCGTCGCCCTGCGGTACGCCCGTCTCGGGGACCCGGCCATGCGATTCGCACGCAGTGCGCGCGCAAGCGGCCGCATCGGGAGCGTTCCTTCGTAGAATCGGTTCTCGTGACCGACACATCGCCACCGAGAACGCTGCGCATCGAGCTGCCCGAACTCACGATCACCGCCTTGACCTGGGGTCCCGACGACGGTCCGCTGGCCATCGCGCTACACGGTTATCCCGATTCGGCGTGGTCCTGGCGGCATCTCGGGCCCGCGCTGGCCGAACGTGGGTATCGCGTCGTCGCACCGTTCACCCGCGGGTACGCACCCACCGACATACCGGCCGACGGCGACTTCCACATCGGAGCGCTGATGCACGACGCCATCGGCGTGCACCATGCACTGGGCGGGGGAAGGGACGCGGTGCTGATCGGACACGACTGGGGTGCGCTGACGGCCAACGCGATCGGCGCCCACCGGAAGTCACCGTTTCGGGCCGTGGTGTCGATGTCGGTGCCGCCGGTCCCGGCGATGACGAGGTCGGATCTCGATCCGCGCACACGATTCGGTCTCCTACGCCGTCAGGCGCGCATGAGTTGGTACATCTTCTTCAACCAGATCCCGGTCGTGTCCGAGCGTTCCCTGGACCGCTTGATCCCGAAACTGTGGCGGGACTGGTCGCCCGGCCACGATGCCACCGAGGATGTCGCGCACGTGTTCGACGCGCTGCCCACGCTCGAGAACCGCAGGGCGGCACTGCAGTACTACCGGTCGGTGGCAGGCCCCGGCCGTCCCGCGGCCCGGTATCGCGAACTCCACGACTCGTGGCGGCGGGCACCGAGGGTTCCGACGCTGTACCTGCACGGCGCGGACGACGGATGCATGCGGGTCGAGCTCGTCTCGTCGGTGCGCGAGATCCTTCCCGAGGGGAGTCGGGTGGCGATCATCGACGGGGCGGGCCACTTCCTGCAGGTGGAACAGCCCGAGGCCGTGAACGCCGCGATCCTCGACTTCCTGGGCGGCTGAGACGTCCGTCAGCGTGTGACGTCCGACCGGCGGCGGGCCATCCTGACCGCGAGGACGGGCGCGCGATGCAGTTTGTCCAGCCCGACGTGACGTCGGAACTCCGCCCACGCCCAACAGAGGCCGAACACGCCCAGCGCGATACCGGTGGCGACACCGTCGGACCACGGGGCGATGACGATGATCGGTAGCACCATCAGCAGAACCGACTGGAGCACATAGGAATCGAGGCTGCGCGAGCCCACCTGACACAGCGGACGCAGCCAGTCCCGACGCCACCACCCGATCATGATGTGCAGGACGGCATACACCGCGGGGACCATGGTCCACGCCGCGACGGCGCGACCGGGACCGAAGTCGAGTTTGTCGACCAGCAGTGCGTCCGTGGTGGCCGCGGTATCGGCGGTGTGCAGCGCGATCGACACCGCGGCCCCGAGGGCGGCCACGAGCACCACCGGTATGGCTGCGCGGACCAGCAGCGGGCCCAGTTGCCGCTCGTGCCACAGCCATCCGACCACGAGGGCGGGGACGAAGATGATCTGCCACATCGCCCAGTTCTGGATCTCGGGCTGCTCGGCGGTACTCGAGATGTAGAACCACGCAGGCGAATCGACGAGTGCGACCGCGTACAGCGCGAGCGACGCGGCGAGGACCACCGGCCACGCGCCCCGTCGCAGCAGCGGCAGAACCAGAGCCGTGATCGCGATGAGGACCAGGTACAGCACCAGGATGTTGCCGCCGCCAGGGAGATACCGCAGCGTCAGCGCCCACCAGAGTCCCTGCGACCAATCGGCCACGGGCAGAAGGAACGTCAGCTCGGTGTGGCCGCCCAGCGACACCGCGACGGCCGTGAGCGCGAGCAGTACCTGACACAGGTAGATGACCGCGGCGCGGCAGATGATCCGCCGCCATGACTCGCGCAGCGACCCGGTCCGGTCCGACCAACCGCGGTGCACGATCCCCAGCAGCAGCCCCGACAGGAGCACGAAAGCCGACGCACCGTCCGCATAGGGGAACACGTGCGTCGGCTTCGCGAGATCGGTACCGAGCGCGAAATGACCGCTGACCATGCTGAAGATGGCCAGACCGCGCGTGGCGTCGATCGCACGGTCCCGGGTCATCTCGGGTGGAACGTTACCGCTTGGTGTACAGCTCCTCGATCTCGTCCCCGTGCGCCTGATGGATGACGTTGCGCTTCAGCTTCATCGTCGGGGTGATCTCGCCCGACTCGATGGTGAAGTCGGTGTCGAGGATGGTGAACTTCTTGATGGCCTCGGCCTTGGACACCTTGTTGTTCGCCGTCTTCACCGCGCCGTCGATCTCCGCGAGGAGCGTCTCGTTGTGGGTGAGGTCGGCGATCGGGGTGTCGGCGGGCAGGTTGTTGCGCTCGAGCCAGCCGGGCACGGCCTCGGGGTCGAGCGTGACCAGAGCCGCGATGAACGGCTTGTTGTCACCCACCACGAGGCACTGGCTCACCATCGGGTGCGCTCGGATCGAGTCCTCCAGCGGCGCGGGGGAGACGTTCTTGCCACCCGCGGTGACGATGAGTTCCTTCTTGCGGCCGGTGATCGAGAGGTACCCGTCGTCGAGCGCACCGATGTCGCCGGTGCGGAACCATCCGTCGACGATCGCGTCGGCGGTCGCCTCGGGGTTGTGCCAGTAGCCCTCGAACACCATGGGGCCCTTGAGCAACACCTCGCCGTCCTCGGCGATCCGGACCGAGGCCCCCGCGACCGGCCGGCCGACGGTGCCTACCTTCTGCGCGGTGGGAGTGTTCACCGTCACCGCGGCGGCGGTCTCGGACAGGCCGTAGCCCTCGTAGACGGGGATGCCCACGCCACGGAAGAAGTGACCGAGGCGATCACCGAGCGGTGCGCCGCCGGAGATGGCGTCGGTGCACTTGCCGCCGAGCGCGGCGCGGAGCTTGGAGTAGACCAGGACGTCGAACAGCTTGTGCTTGGCCTTGAGGGCGATGCCCGCGGAGCCGGTCTCCTGGCTGCGGCTGTACTCGATCGCGGTGTCGGCGGCGCGATCGAAGATCTTGCCCTTGCCGCCGTCGTAGGCCTTCTGCTTGGCGCTGTTGTAGACCTTCTCGAACACCCGGGGCACCGACAGGATGTAGCTCGGCTGGAATTTCTCGAAGTCGCTGAGCAGGTTCGTGATGTCGTTGGTGTGGCCGAGCACGACGCCGTTCTCCACCGACGCGACCGCCACGACGCGGGCGAAGATGTGGGCGAGCGGCAGGAACAGCAGCGTGGAGCGGCCCTCGGACATCATGTCGCCGATGACCTCTCGGACGCTCTTGCACTCGGCCAGGAAGTTCTCGTGCGTCAGCGCGACGCCCTTGGGGTTGCCCGTGGTACCCGAGGTGTAGACGAGCGTGGCCATGTCCGAGGACTTGATACCGCTGCGTCGTGCGTCGAGCTCGTCGTCGGCGACGTCGGCACCGCGGGCGGCCAGCGCGTCGAGGATGCCGTCCTCGATGACGAGGGTCTCCCGCAGCGACCCCGACGCCGCGTCGATGACGTCGGCGTGGGCGCTGCGCTGCGACTGGTTCTCCACGATGAGCAGCGACGTGCCCGAGTCGGAGAGGATGTACTTCACCTGATCCGACGCCGAGGTCTCGTAGATCGCGACCGTGGACGCACCCGCACGCCAGATCGCGTAGTCGAGCACCGTCCACTCGTAGCGGGTGGACGACAGGATGGCCACGCGGTCACCCGCCGCCACGCCGGCGCCGATGAGGCCCTTGGCCGCGGAATCGATCTGGTCGGCGAACTCGCGAGCCTTGACCGTCGTCCAGGTGTCGCCGGAGCGACGACGGAACAGCTCCAGGTCGGGACGCTCGCTCCGGTAGCGCAGTGGTGCGTCGATGATCGATGCATCGTCGGCGACGACGAACTTCGCGGGAGTGGTCGCTTCCAGCACGGGGGCCTCCATTTTTCCAATCGTGTCCCTGCGTCGAGAATCGGACAATTCCGACTGACGGGACGACTGTGACACAGATTACCTGTGCCACCGGTGAAGGAAACCGTAGCAACGAGCATTGAGACGGTCGTCGGCGCACGCGCCGAGTGGGCATGTTTCTCGAATAACGATCTGCCTCCTCCGGCGGCTAGAGTGCTGTGCAATGACAGATCAATCCCCGCAGCACGACGAGGACCGGGGTACCACCCACGGCCAGGTGCCGGGAAGAGCCGGAGAAGCAGTGAGCGACAGCGGGATGGAGACCACCACATCGGTCTCGTTCGCAGACCTCGACATCGAACCCCGCGTGATGCAGGCGCTCAACGATGTCGGTTACGAGACACCGTCGCCGATCCAGGCGGAGACCATCCCGCCCTTGATGGCGGGTCGCGACGTCGTCGGTTTGGCGCAGACCGGAACCGGCAAGACCGCCGCCTTCGCGATCCCGGTCCTCTCGAAGATCGCCGGTGGTGGCAAGAAGCCCCGCGCCCTCGTCCTCGCGCCGACCCGTGAGCTCGCGCTCCAGGTCGCCGAGGCGTTCGGCAAGTACGCCGCACATCTGCCCGACATCCGCGTCCTGCCGATCTACGGCGGCCAGAGCTACGGCGTCCAGCTCTCCGGTCTCCGTCGTGGTGCGCAGATCGTGGTCGGCACGCCCGGCCGCGTCATCGACCACCTCGACAAGGGCACCCTCGACATCTCCGAGCTCGACTTCCTCGTCCTCGACGAGGCCGACGAGATGCTGACGATGGGTTTCGCCGAGGACGTGGAGCGGATCCTGCGCGACACCCCGGACAGCAAGCAGGTCGCACTGTTCTCGGCGACGATGCCCAAGGCGATCGGTCGGCTGGCGCAGAAGTACCTGAAGAGCCCGGTCGAGATCACCGTCAAGGCCAAGACGCAGACCGCGCAGAACACGACGCAGCGCTACCTGCAGGTCTCGCACCAGCGCAAGCTCGACGCGTTGACGCGCGTGCTCGAGGTCGAGTCGTTCGACGCGATGATCATCTTCGTCCGCACCAAGTCGGCCACCGAGGAACTCGCCGAGAAGCTGCGCTCCCGTGGGTTCTCCGCGGTGGCCATCAACGGCGACATCGTGCAGGCCCAACGTGAGCGGACCATCGCGTCGCTGCGCAGCGGCAGCCTCGACATCCTCGTGGCGACCGACGTCGCCGCCCGTGGTCTCGACGTCGAACGCATCTCGCACGTCGTCAACTACGACATCCCGCACGACACCGAGTCCTACGTCCACCGCATCGGTCGTACCGGTCGCGCAGGTCGGTCGGGCAACGCGCTGCTGTTCATCACCCCGCGCGAGCGGCATCTGCTGCGGTCGATCGAGAAGGCGACCCGTCAGCCGATCACCGAGATCGGTCTGCCGAGCGTCGACGACGTCAACGCCCAGCGCGTGGCCAAGTTCGGTGAGTCGATCACCGAGAACCTGGGTTCGGACAACATCGCGATGTTCCGTCGTCTGATCGAGAACTACGCGCAGGAGAACGACGTCGCGATGGCCGACATCGCCGCGGCGCTCGCACTCGAGACGCGCGACGGTGGCTTCCTGCTCAGCCCCGATCCGCCGGCGAGCGAGCGGTCGAAGGGGCCGGACCGCCCCGAGCGCAAGCAGCGGGACGGCGGCACCAACTTCGCGACGTACCGCATCGCGGTCGGCAAGAAGGACCGTGTCACCCCGGGTGCCATCGTCGGCGCGATCGCCAACGAGGGCGGTCTGACCCGTGGCGACTTCGGGCACATCAGCATCCGTAACGACTACAGCCTCGTCGAGCTGCCCGATGATCTCGGCCGCGAGACGCTGACGCTGTTGCGCGGGACGAAGATCTCCAACGTCCCGATCAACATCACCCGTGATGAGGGCGGACCGCGTGGTCGGTCGGCCGCACGCAACGGCGGAGGGCGCGGCGGACCGCGCGATTTCGGTGGTCGTCGGGGTGCGCAACCTCGTGTCGCCGGTCGCGGCCGGAGCTGAGACCCGACCGAGACTTCCACCCTCGGCCACCGACGAAACTTTCCCGTAACATCTTGGCGTTGCCCGACGACACACCCGTCACGGGAGTCCGCGCAACATCGTGGTCGTTCGAATCGGCTTCCGCGACAGACAAGATCAATTCGGTAACAGGATCGGTGGAATCCCCGGTGTCAGTGGTGGATCGTATCTCGGCTACAGAAGCGGCCGAGCACACGCAGCAAGGCAGTGCAGTGGTGGTGGACATGCGTCCCCAGGTGGTTCGCCATCAGGGGAGCCTGCCCGGAGCGGTGGTCGTCGAGCCCGCTGACCTCACCGCCGCGTTCACCCCGACCTCGCCGCGCCGTGTCGCGTGCATCCACGATCTGAACATCGAGATCGCGATCGTCTCGGTCCAGGCGCAGGCGCGCCGGATCGCCGAACAGATCGCCGCCCTCGGATACACCAACGTCCGCTATGTCGACGGTGGTTTCCCCGCGTTCCGCTCGGCCCTGCTCGCCGGCTGAACCACCCGGGCTCATCCTTCCGGCACCGCGATCTGCGGTCGCCCACACCCCGGCCGGGTTGTCCAATAGTGTGATCACCCATGAATGTGATGGTCACCGCCCGACCGGGTAGCGTTCTTCTCACACAGGTCGCGTGTCGACCTGAGGTAGACGTGCAGAGCACTCCGACCCTCGACCGGCGATCGTGTGGGTGAAAAGGACCTGATGACCGAACCGATGTCCGGCGACGACC includes these proteins:
- a CDS encoding DEAD/DEAH box helicase translates to METTTSVSFADLDIEPRVMQALNDVGYETPSPIQAETIPPLMAGRDVVGLAQTGTGKTAAFAIPVLSKIAGGGKKPRALVLAPTRELALQVAEAFGKYAAHLPDIRVLPIYGGQSYGVQLSGLRRGAQIVVGTPGRVIDHLDKGTLDISELDFLVLDEADEMLTMGFAEDVERILRDTPDSKQVALFSATMPKAIGRLAQKYLKSPVEITVKAKTQTAQNTTQRYLQVSHQRKLDALTRVLEVESFDAMIIFVRTKSATEELAEKLRSRGFSAVAINGDIVQAQRERTIASLRSGSLDILVATDVAARGLDVERISHVVNYDIPHDTESYVHRIGRTGRAGRSGNALLFITPRERHLLRSIEKATRQPITEIGLPSVDDVNAQRVAKFGESITENLGSDNIAMFRRLIENYAQENDVAMADIAAALALETRDGGFLLSPDPPASERSKGPDRPERKQRDGGTNFATYRIAVGKKDRVTPGAIVGAIANEGGLTRGDFGHISIRNDYSLVELPDDLGRETLTLLRGTKISNVPINITRDEGGPRGRSAARNGGGRGGPRDFGGRRGAQPRVAGRGRS
- the opgC gene encoding OpgC domain-containing protein; this encodes MTRDRAIDATRGLAIFSMVSGHFALGTDLAKPTHVFPYADGASAFVLLSGLLLGIVHRGWSDRTGSLRESWRRIICRAAVIYLCQVLLALTAVAVSLGGHTELTFLLPVADWSQGLWWALTLRYLPGGGNILVLYLVLIAITALVLPLLRRGAWPVVLAASLALYAVALVDSPAWFYISSTAEQPEIQNWAMWQIIFVPALVVGWLWHERQLGPLLVRAAIPVVLVAALGAAVSIALHTADTAATTDALLVDKLDFGPGRAVAAWTMVPAVYAVLHIMIGWWRRDWLRPLCQVGSRSLDSYVLQSVLLMVLPIIVIAPWSDGVATGIALGVFGLCWAWAEFRRHVGLDKLHRAPVLAVRMARRRSDVTR
- a CDS encoding rhodanese-like domain-containing protein is translated as MSVVDRISATEAAEHTQQGSAVVVDMRPQVVRHQGSLPGAVVVEPADLTAAFTPTSPRRVACIHDLNIEIAIVSVQAQARRIAEQIAALGYTNVRYVDGGFPAFRSALLAG
- a CDS encoding AMP-dependent synthetase/ligase, which gives rise to MEAPVLEATTPAKFVVADDASIIDAPLRYRSERPDLELFRRRSGDTWTTVKAREFADQIDSAAKGLIGAGVAAGDRVAILSSTRYEWTVLDYAIWRAGASTVAIYETSASDQVKYILSDSGTSLLIVENQSQRSAHADVIDAASGSLRETLVIEDGILDALAARGADVADDELDARRSGIKSSDMATLVYTSGTTGNPKGVALTHENFLAECKSVREVIGDMMSEGRSTLLFLPLAHIFARVVAVASVENGVVLGHTNDITNLLSDFEKFQPSYILSVPRVFEKVYNSAKQKAYDGGKGKIFDRAADTAIEYSRSQETGSAGIALKAKHKLFDVLVYSKLRAALGGKCTDAISGGAPLGDRLGHFFRGVGIPVYEGYGLSETAAAVTVNTPTAQKVGTVGRPVAGASVRIAEDGEVLLKGPMVFEGYWHNPEATADAIVDGWFRTGDIGALDDGYLSITGRKKELIVTAGGKNVSPAPLEDSIRAHPMVSQCLVVGDNKPFIAALVTLDPEAVPGWLERNNLPADTPIADLTHNETLLAEIDGAVKTANNKVSKAEAIKKFTILDTDFTIESGEITPTMKLKRNVIHQAHGDEIEELYTKR